AAATTTGTTATTCTTATGATTATATACATGCTTATCAATCAGAATTGGCTGTAAAAATCAGGAAAAAAATCTATCACCCGGAATTGCTGGAAAGTATACTTTTTTATTAAAGGATGTATCGGTATATTCCCGCCGTCGCCGGTTATCGGGTCACACCGATTTTCATCGCGGTATGACGCTCCGAGAATTGAAACCAGCTTATTGCGTTGTCGAGATTCTCCGCCTGGCTTGAGAGTTCTTCCGCGAGCGATGCCGATTCTTCGGACGCCGATGAGTTTCTCTGTATCACCTGGTCGAGCCGGACGACCGCTTTACCGATCTGTTCGATCCCGTTCGCCTGTTCGAGGCTGGCCGCACTCACCTCCTGAACCAGTTCCGCCGTCTTTTTTATGTCGTGAATAAGACCTGTCAATGTTTCACCCGTCTTGCCCGCGATGATTTTTGTGGTTGATGAGAGGTCGCCTATCTCATCCGCCGCGGCCCGGCTGCGTTCCGCCAGTTTTCTCACTTCCTCAGCGACAACGGCGAATCCTTTTCCGTGTTCACCGGCGCGCGCTGCCTCGATGGCGGCGTTCAATGCCAGCATGTTGATCTGACGGGCTATTTCCGAGATGACGAGGATTTTGGACGCGATATCCGTCATGGCATTCATCGCCGCCTGTACCGACTGCCCGCTCGTGTCGGCTTCTTCGGCCGCCTTGAGCGCCGTCTTTTCTGTTGCGATCGCGTTATCGCTGTTATGTTTGACGCTCGAGTGAATCTGTTCGAGTGTCGAGGAGACCTCCTCAACCGCGGACACTTGTTCGTTTGCGCCTATTGAGAGTTCACGGGCTGACCCGCTCATCTGCTCGCTTCCCGATATCAGACTTTCGGTGACGGCATTTATGCTGTCGACGATTTCCGAGAGTTTGATGACTGTTTTATCAAGGGCGGTCAGGAGGGCGCCAACTTCGTCTTTTTTCTCCAGGTACCTCGTTTCTGCGACCCTTTCGAGTTTTCCACGCGCCATCGATTCAAGAATGCCACTGTCGCCTTGATCGGTTTGCTGATGATACGGTTGATAAGGGCGAAACAGGCAAACATCGAAACGAGGACGAGTGGGACACCCCATATAAGGTGCATCAATCCCCACTCGCCGCTAAGATACGCGACCAGAGCGGTAAGAATGGCGATGATAAAGACAACGGAGATAATAGCGAAGACAATGGACCGTTTATAGATTCGTGAGAAAATAAAAAGAAAGAGGGGTGCAGCCACGGCGATAAAAAGCAGGAAAATAACGGTGCTGGACATGATATGACTCCTTCCCATTTTTATATGATTAAAAGGTAGTAAAAGTTTTTATTCGGGGCAAGCGGATTACTGCGCAAATAAAGGGGATAACACAAAAAAAACAATTGATTCCATGCTGTAAAGCAGCGTTGCGCTTTGTTGAAGATCAAACGCTGCCTTCATTGCGGCGGCTCACGAATGGTTTCCGGTAGTGAACCATTCGTGAGCCGTGCCAAAGCTATTTATTGTCGATATGCTGCGCCCGTAAAACAAACGGCGATATAATACCGGTTTTGTTGAGGTCACCGAAAAGGATTCTTCTTCCGTTCAATTCCGGCCACCAGCCTCCTTTTTCCACTCTGGTGTATTCCTTTGATATCAAAATATAGGCGGTCGGGTGGGTAAAGAAAGCCCGGGGAAGCATGTCTACCCATATCAGGAGGGTATTGTCGACGATTTTAAATCGCGTACCCGAAGGCCCGTCCACAAGACGATCATAGGGATATAGTTCTTGCGGGTAGATGAAAATACCGATATTATCCTGACCGGCGCCGGCGGTGTTAATAGGTGAAAGCACGGCGTAAGCGGATTCTTCTCCATACAGGATCTGTTTGCCGTTCAATACCGGCCACCATTCGCCTTTGACGATCCGTACACCACCCTCTTTTGACAGCAACAGGTAGAGGGTCCTGTGGACAAAACGCATCTCCGGTTCGAGATCGACCCAGATCAAAAAGGTACTTCCTTCTATACGTATGGGTGTTCCATATGATACGGGCCCGTCCTGAAGACGGTCTTCACTGTTCAAGAGATGCGGATAAAAATAAACATGGCAATAATCCTCCGTGACAGCGTTCTCCGATACAACCGATTCCTGAGCCGCGAGGAAAAGCGGTGTGGAGAGAAACAATAAAGCGAAAATCGTCAAGATGGTTTTTTTCATGACATGCTCCTTTCGGTTAATCTTTTGTTATAATACAGGCAATCGATGTGACATGCCGGCAAATACCTGATGCTTTTAAAAGGTTTTGTCAACTATGTTAAAGATTACCTGTATGTCTATGTTTTATTGGAATTATCTTTATTTGTCAAGGGATAGGGGAACATTTGCTGAGAACGTTTTTATTTCTTCATTATAACGCATGTGCTTTTACATTAATTCGGTAGTGTTGTATGACGCGGGCCCTTACGTAATACGATCCGGCTATATTTTTTGGAGGATAGGGCATTCAGTATCAGGTACTCTCTATAAATGACTGAAAGGCTTCCAAAAAAGCCCGTGATCTGCTTTACTGTCAATACACTTATCATACGGGTACCGGAAAATATCCTGAGTGAAGAACGGAGGGTATACAGGATTGATAAAGCATATGTTTTCGAGTAAGGATTTTCGGTTTTATGTTGCCTGGGTATGTCTGTTTATCTTCGCATCACTGTTCTTCATTATCGGGATCGATCATGAAAGTATATGGTTCGATGAATCCCATACATATGCGGTGATGAATCATTCCTTTGGCGAAATCATCAATATATGCGCTGAAGATAATCATCCGCCCCTCAATTTTATCATGGCAAAGGTCTTCGTTTTTATATTCGGAAATAACCTGCTCGCTTTACGAAGGAAATAAAAAATGGAATTACTCAATAAAAAAATAGCATTTGTAGTATTTTTTGACAATAAAATAGAAAATATAATAGAATATATAAAAATTGAATTAAAAGAAGCATTTAAGAAAGAAATAAAAATGACTACAGAAAATGAAATTAATTTTGAATTAGTCACTAATTTCCATAAAATTACAGAATATAAATCATATGTTTTTTTAAACCGCAAAAATAATATAGTATATCTTGATTCTACTGGAGAAGCATACCATTCGCTTATCTATTGCATAAGCACAAGAAAATATGTTGAAAGTATTTATATAAAATTAGCTGATGAAGTTAAATATCCTTGTTATTTTTTTGATTATTTTACAAAAGATGGGAAAGAAAGGACTATCTATTCGATGAAGGATGGGAATCGATGGAAATTTTACAGCAAGGGTCCGGTACAGGATTTTGAAGATGAAAATCTGTATAAGAATATATTAATTAAAAGTAAATTCAACAAGAAGATATTGATTGATTATTGTAATAAACTGGGTGTTGATATTGAGGATAAAGAATTCTGGGAACCCCAGGGGGAAATATATCATTTTATAAGATGAATGTTACCTTGACAGGGCGGAGGGAAAAAGGTAGAATCAAAAAACAAAAGAGCGGCGACAGGGAAAAGACTTGCCGTTACCTGATAATTCAAAGGCAGCCATGACACCGGGAAGCGGCGGATTTGAAAACATAGTCGTACATCTTGTTCATCTATCCGGGATGAAGGAAGAAGACCGGCGCTTGAATAAATACAGACAACCGGCAGCTACATATAGCGAAAGTAAAACCATATACCCGGATAACATCCGCGGCCGGGTGGAAGCTCGATGCATCCATCCGGCCGTAAGTACTAACAAACAAAAAGCGGACAATAGTATAACTAACCTGCCAACACCCGGCACATCCGTAGTGCCTGCTGTTATTTTTTCCTGACGACGGGAATCCATACTTCGCAGTAATAATCGTCGCCGTTTTCACCGCAGGGCGGGTATATTTCGAGTTCCGGAGCCTTGTCGTGCTCGTAATTGGAGGAAGGAAACCATTCGCTGAAAATACGCTTCCACACATCCTGGATCGCGTCGGGCATGGGACCCACCGATTCGAATATCGCCCATGTGCGTGCCGGGATCTTGACGGTTTCCATTTCTCCCCGGTCGCCGTCGGTTTCGACGCCGATAAGGTAGGACCAGTCGTCCTCCGTGTCGGTATCCTTGTACCACATTACGGCGGCCATCGCATTGCCGATCACTCCCTTTTTTTGCCTATTTTTCAGGGCTTCGATCTTCTTTATAGTGCCGTCTGCCTCGCTTTGTTTCCAGAAGTCGGGGATGATTTTAAAGTTCCGCCCGCCCTCGCTCGTTACCTTCGTGCTTTTACCCGTCAGGTAAAAGCTTTTCATTGTTTTGATCCTGTAGTCCATACATACGTCTCCTTTTATTGAAAGATGGAACGACAGGGGAGAGAAGAGTTTTAGTTTGGCGTTCTCCTTGCGGGTATCCCGCGGCGACACCCCGTGAAGACGTGAGAACGCACGTGAAAAGGATTCGGGAGATTCATATCCGTATTTGAAAGCGATGTCGATCACTTTCTCCCGGCCGGTGAGAATGTCCTGGGCCGCGAGCGAAAGCCTGCGGTTTCGTACATACTCCGCCACGCTGTAGCCCGTCAGCATCCGGAACATCCGCTGGAAATGGAATTCCGACGAATTGGCCTCATAGGCCACCCGGGCGGTATCGGGCTCCTGAAGGAGGTTGTCCTCGATATACTTCAGGGCCGTATTCATTCTCTCGATCCATTCCATATTTCCTCTCCTTTTGTCATTCTATCATAAGTGTAGCCGTTCATAAAACACATGTCCTGACAGTTTCTGCCGTCCGGTGCAAGGTTATTGTGTAAAAACGGCCCCACCTTCGGTAAAAAAAAAGACCGGCCGGATATAGTCCCCGGCGGACCTCCGTCCCTGCTTATTCGGTCTCTACGGCTTGAAAAAAAACGTTTCGGCACGTATAATGGCACGCCGTGTCTGTCGTGAATGAATCGATGTGTGAACTATATGGAGTCAGAAGAGAAAAACCGGTTAAGCCGGATCTCTATGAATATATGCTTAGCGGCATCAGTACGCGTCGTCGAGAAAGGATACTCCGTTTCAGACGCAAAGAGGATGCCGAAAGGGCCCTTATCGCCGAAATCCTGATCCGTGCCGTTATTTGCAGGAAATTCAATGTCGTAAACGATTCTATCGATTTTGAAACGAATACATACGGAAAACCTTTTTTACGCGGCTGCGGCAATTTCCATTTCAACCTTTCGCATGCGGGGGAATGGGTCGTTTGTATTGTCGGGTGCGGGCCGGTTGGTGTCGATGTCGAGCGGATACATCCGGTCAGCCTGACTATCGCGAAACGGTTTTTTTCCCCTGAAGAATACCTGGCGATACTGGAAAAAGATCCGGTACGACAATTGTCGTATTTTTTTGAACTCTGGACGCTGAAAGAAAGCTATATCAAGGCCATAGGAAAGGGGATGGCATGTTCCCTTTCGTCATTTACGATCGGTATCATGAAAGATGGCATTCGCCTAACATCCGATACCGGTTCCGGTCCGTGGTTTTTCAGGCAATATGATATCGGACCCGGTTATAAATGCGCTGCATGCGGTACCCGAGATGCGTTCCCGGAGCGCATCGTCATTGAAGACCTTGAAGGTCTTGCCGGTACGCTGTCCGGCTCCGGAGCCGGGACATAATGCCGCGCGACGGTTCCGATCGCCGTAAAAAAGGCTTGCAAGCCGGCCGTCATTCGGATACTATGATGCCGATGAACAGTCTGGGGATAGAAAACCTGAAATGGCAGGGGCTCGAAGTGGATATTAATGATAGTGAAAACTCGATAAATATTCGTTTCAGGGGCGCCATCGATATGATTCTGCCGGACAGCAAATTGAATCCGTATTTTACGCGAATTCATTCAGCCGTTGTGACAAGCGGTTTTCGAATTATCGTCTGCGATGTCAGGGAGCTCGATTTTATCAATTCGAGCGGAATACGGTGTTTTCTCAAGTGGGTGATGAGTATTTTACAGGTTTCTTCCGATAAACGATACACGATCATTTTTCAAATCAGCAGGGAAATGGAATGGCAGGAGATAAGTCTCGGCTTTATCAAGCGCCTTGCCCCGGATTGCGTCAAAATCGAATCAAAATAATCGTTTTATTTCATCAAGAAGCCGCCCGATCTGCGGATCGGTACCGATCGTTATTCTCACAAAGCCGTCGATTCCCGGTATATTGAAATAACGGACTAAAATCCCCTCCTGTTTTAATGTCCGGTATACCGATTCTCCGGAAATTCCCTTTTTTCCGGTAAAGATGAAGTTTGCCCTGGACGGCAGCACATGCCAGCCCGCTTCGGTTAACGCATGAACGAGGAGATCCCGCGTCGAAATGATCGAAGCCGTGGTTTTTTTATAATATGCATCCTCTTCGATGGCGATTTCACTTATCCGCTGTGCGAGATAATCGACCGGGTATGAATTGAAGGAATCCTTTACCGTAAAGAGTGCCCGAATAAGCCCGGGAGAGCCGACGGCAAAGCCGAATCGTAATCCGGCTAAGGATCTGCTTTTTGAGAATGTTCCCGTTACAAGAAGATTTTTGTATTCCGATATGAGGTTCACCGCGGATTGCCCGCCGAAATCGATATATGCTTCATCGATAATGACGACATTGTCGCGGGGATAGCCGCGGAGAAGGTCATTCACCGACTGCAGATCCAGAAAAATCCCGGTCGGGGCATTCGGATTGGGGAAGATGAGTCCACAGGATGGGCGTTGACTGAGAAATCGTTCGATGTCGATTGAAAAATCATCATTGAGCCCGATACCGTTATAATCGATGCGGTAAAAATTACAATAGACGGGATAAAAACTGTAGGTAAACTCGGGAAAAAGAAGCGGCCCCCGCGCACTGTCGAAAAAGGCATAAAAGGCAAACGAAAGCACCTCGTCCGAGCCGTTTCCGACAAAGACATTTTCTTTTTCGACATGATAGTAGCCGGCAATTTTTTCCCTGACCCTCTCGGCGAGCGGGTCGGGATATAGCCGCAGGTTCGAATAATCGAAGCTTTCGAGAAAGCTTTTGACGCCGGGACACGGCGGGTAAGGATTTTCGTTGGTGTTGAGTTTGATATACTGCCTGTCCTGAGGCTGCTCGCCGGGAACATAGGGTATAAGATTTTTGATTCTCTCCGAAAGCATCACGATACCTCTTTTCTCGTGCCGGTCGTTATTCCGGCAGGAAGTGCTTCCCGGATATGATCGTGTGAAAACAGCCGGGAACACCGTCTGCAGGGGACTATCATCCTAACACAACTATCCATAAAAGACCATAATATAAGCCATAATAATGCAATGTCGCCTTGTTTTGATCGACAATGCCTTTTCTATAGCTGCGGCATTGGTATTGTATTCTCGTATTTGCCGTCGAATTCCAATAAATAACTTATAAAATACCATGGACATAATCCTGCTTCTGAATTATATATATTTTATGCTCATTAATCAATTAATGAAAGGAGTATATATGAAAGCTCGCGTATTTCCGGTGTTTCTTATTCTCTCGCTTGCTTTTTCCTGCGTGGCGCCGCAGAAGGCAACAGTGGAGACAGAGACAACACAGCCGGTAAAAGAAGAAGTAACGATACAAAAAAAGGAAATCGAACAGGATATAATCGGTTTAAAGGAGTTTT
This genomic interval from Spirochaetales bacterium contains the following:
- a CDS encoding AraC family transcriptional regulator translates to MEWIERMNTALKYIEDNLLQEPDTARVAYEANSSEFHFQRMFRMLTGYSVAEYVRNRRLSLAAQDILTGREKVIDIAFKYGYESPESFSRAFSRLHGVSPRDTRKENAKLKLFSPLSFHLSIKGDVCMDYRIKTMKSFYLTGKSTKVTSEGGRNFKIIPDFWKQSEADGTIKKIEALKNRQKKGVIGNAMAAVMWYKDTDTEDDWSYLIGVETDGDRGEMETVKIPARTWAIFESVGPMPDAIQDVWKRIFSEWFPSSNYEHDKAPELEIYPPCGENGDDYYCEVWIPVVRKK
- a CDS encoding 4'-phosphopantetheinyl transferase superfamily protein produces the protein MCELYGVRREKPVKPDLYEYMLSGISTRRRERILRFRRKEDAERALIAEILIRAVICRKFNVVNDSIDFETNTYGKPFLRGCGNFHFNLSHAGEWVVCIVGCGPVGVDVERIHPVSLTIAKRFFSPEEYLAILEKDPVRQLSYFFELWTLKESYIKAIGKGMACSLSSFTIGIMKDGIRLTSDTGSGPWFFRQYDIGPGYKCAACGTRDAFPERIVIEDLEGLAGTLSGSGAGT
- a CDS encoding histidinol-phosphate transaminase, whose protein sequence is MLSERIKNLIPYVPGEQPQDRQYIKLNTNENPYPPCPGVKSFLESFDYSNLRLYPDPLAERVREKIAGYYHVEKENVFVGNGSDEVLSFAFYAFFDSARGPLLFPEFTYSFYPVYCNFYRIDYNGIGLNDDFSIDIERFLSQRPSCGLIFPNPNAPTGIFLDLQSVNDLLRGYPRDNVVIIDEAYIDFGGQSAVNLISEYKNLLVTGTFSKSRSLAGLRFGFAVGSPGLIRALFTVKDSFNSYPVDYLAQRISEIAIEEDAYYKKTTASIISTRDLLVHALTEAGWHVLPSRANFIFTGKKGISGESVYRTLKQEGILVRYFNIPGIDGFVRITIGTDPQIGRLLDEIKRLF